A window of Streptomyces sp. NBC_01241 genomic DNA:
CGTCATGCCCGAGATCGGTCAGCAGCCGGGTGAGCCCCTCCCGAAGCAGTACCGAATCCTCGGCGATGACTACCCGCACCCTGTGCTCCACCATGACGCCCTTATCCCCGCTGTTCGCTGGTCCCGCCCGTACGGCCTCCAGCATCCCAGTATCGGCAGCGCTGTGTCCCCGGCCGCCGTACCGGCTCGATTTCGAGCCAGCACCGCGGCCGGGGACGAGGGGACCTGAAGGGGCCGTGGACCTGGGGATTCCGGTCACGGCACCGGACGGACGCGCTCAGCCGCGCCACGGCAGCTCGGCCGTGATCCGCGTCGGACCGCCCTGCGGGGAATCCACGACGAGGACGCCGTCCACCGCGTCCAGCCGCTCGGTCAGCCCGGCCAGCCCGCTGCCCGACGACCCCTCGGCGCCGCCGCGGCCGTTGTCGGTGACCTGGAGCATCAGCCGGTTCGCTGTGCGCCACACATCGACCGACGCCCGGGTCGCGTGTGCGTGCTTGCTCACGTTCTGCAGCAGCTCGGAGACCGTGAAGTACGCGATCCCCTCGATGGCCTGGGCGGGCCGGGACGCCAGGTCCACCTCGACCGTCACGGGGACGGTGCAGCGGGAGGCGATGGCGGAGAGTGCGGCGTCGAGTCCGCGGTCGGTGAGGACGGCGGGGTGGATGCCGCGGGCGAGGTCGCGGAGTTCCTGGAGGGCGACCTTGACCTCGCCGTGGGCCTCGTCGACCATGCGGGCCGCGGCCTCGGGGTCGTCGGTCAGCTTCTCCTTCGCCAGGCCCAGATCCATGGCGAGGGCGACGAGCCGGGCCTGTGCGCCGTCGTGCAGGTCGCGCTCGATGCGGCGCAGGTCGGCGGCGGCCGTGTCGACGACCACCCCGCGGTCCGACTCCAGCTCCGAGACGCGCGTCGCCAGCCGGGACGGCCCGAGCAGCTCGGACACCATCACCCGGTCCACGGTCGCCAGACCACGGATGATCCACGGAGTGACGAGGACGACGACCAGGCCGCACACGCTGGTCGCAGCCAGGTCGAAGGGGGAGTCGAGGTAGACGTCATGGGTGCCGTCGCCGTACAGCTGAAGGCCGGTGACCCCCACGTACGTCGGGAAGATCCAGTGCCACAGGGGGTAGGTGAGGGCGGCCCACCCGTACGACCAGAGCGTCAGCGAAACGATGAAGGCGAAGATCGCCCACGGGAAGTGCAGCAGCGCGTAGAGCAGATGCCGCCAGGACACCCCGCTCTTCAGGACCGCGCCCACCCAGGACATCAGGCCGCCGGTCCTGCCGCGCACCGGCGCCGGGTCCGCCACGTCCAGTTTCAGCAGCCCGCGCGCCCGGGCCCGCTCCATCGCGCCGAAACCGCGGCACATGGCCAGCGCGCCGGCCAGGATCGGAACCCCGAGGAAGGTGACCAGCATGCCGATGCCCAGGGACGTAAGGGCGATCGAGAGGCTGAAGAGGACCACGCTGATCGGCAGGCTCAGCAGCAGATAGCCGAGCTCGCGCCAGATCCTGCCCTCGAAGGGCGCGCGGAGCGCGGCCGGGAAGAAGTGCTTCACCGGGGGATGATCCCCGAAGCCGGCTCCGGACCGCTGGTGGTCCTCCCGAGTGTCCGGTCTGTATGCCGTGGCCATGGGTGCTGTCCGTTTCGTCTCGGGGAGCCGGATTCTCCGCTGGTACATCAAAGGTGCCGGGCCGTGGGCCCGCGCACCATGAGGGCGGTATCCCTCTTCGACCGGGGGTTTTCCCCACCCCGCGAGGGACCCGGGAGCGCTTGGTTTCCTGGTCTTGCTGACCTGGTCCTTACTGTCCCGGCCCTATCTAACGCGGTCCTTGTCCCGGCCCTTGTCCGGATCCCTGCCCTGGTCCCGGCCCTTGTCCCGGTCCCGCCAGGGCAGTTCCGCGGTGACCGTCGTGGGGCCGCCGACCGGCGAGTCGAGGACGAACAGCCCGTCGACGGCGCCCAGCCGTTCGGCCAGCCCGGCCATGCCCGTACCGCCGTCCATCCGGGCCCCGCCGCGCCCATCGTCGGTGACCTGGATCAGCATCCGGTCCGCCGACCGCCACACCTCCACGGTCGCCGAACGTGCCCCGCTGTGCTTGCTCACGTTCTGCAACAGCTCCGAGACCGTGAAGTACGCGATCCCCTCGATGGCCTGGGCGGGCCGGGACGCCAGGTCCACCCCCACCGTCACGGGGACGGTGCAGCGGGAGGCGATGGCGGAGAGTGCGGCGTCGAGTCCGCGGTCGGTGAGGACCGCGGGGTGGATGCCGCGGGCGAGGTCGCGGAGTTCCTGGAGGGCGACCTTGACCTCGCCGTGGGCCTCGTCGACCATGCGGGCCGCGGCCTCGGGGTCGTCGGTCAGCTTCTCCTTCGCCAGGCCCAGGCCCATGGCGAGGGCGACGAGCCGGGCCTGTGCGCCGTCGTGCAGGTCGCGCTCGATGCGGCGCAGGTCGGCGGCAGCCGTGTCGACGACCACCCCGCGGTCCGACTCCAGCTCGGCGATCCTGCGCTCCAGCTCGTCGGAGGGGGAGAGCAGCCCGCGCGCCATCCCCCGGTCGGCATGGGTGAGGAGCCGCGCGACAAAGGGGAGCACCGGCCACAGCACGAAGAGGCTCACGAACGTCACGGTGAAGGTGAGCACGCCCCAGGGCAGCCGGATGAAGGAGTACAGCACCGCCCGCCAGCCCACCGGGTCCGTGAGGCTCGACCACAGCCAGGGGAAGAAGCCCTGTGCCTGGCGGGACAGCACCATCGGACTGGGCTCGTCGATCCGCAGCCCGAGCATCGCCCGCGCCCGGCCCCGCTCGGCCCTGCCGATCAGCCGCGCCCCGTGCAGTCCGGCGGCGAGCAGGGGCAGACCGATCACCGTGACCGCGAGCCCCACGCCGACGCCGATCATGAACACCGTGTAAACAAACCCGGCCAGGGCCATGGGGAGGTTGGCCAGGAGGTAGCCGATCTCCTTCCACGTCCACCGGTCGAGGGCGAAGCGGGCGGGCGGTGGACGGTCGTTGCCGGGCACCAGGGGGCTCATGGTCATGCGCCCCAGCCTGCCGGGCGGGCTCTGCGGACGCCATGGGGCCCGTGGGTGGGGTGAAGTAGGGATAACCCCACCCGTAGGCCGAGGCGGCTGCTTACCCTCTCTTTAACAGGGCTCTTTGGCAGGGCCTAGACTCCCCTGCGTACAGATCGTCGAACGGGTTTGAGGGAGCGAGGGGCGGACGTGACGGAACTGCCGGAATCGACCGTTCTCGCGTCGGACTACTTCCACGGCTATTCCGTGGTCGGACTGCTCGCCGTGATCGGCGTGCTGTTCGTCGCCGTCGCCTTCGGGGCGGGCCGGCTGCTGCGGCCCGTGGTTCCCACGCCGGAGAAGCTCCTGACGTACGAGTGCGGTGTGGACCCGGTGGGTGAAGGATGGGCACATACCCAGGTCCGTTATTACGTCTATGCCTTCCTGTACGTGATCTTCGCCGTCGACTCGATCTTCCTGTTTCCGTGGGCGACCGTATTCGCCGCACCCGGATACGGGGCGACGACCCTGGTGGAGATGTTCATCTTCCTCGGTTTCCTGGCCGTAGGACTGCTCTACGCATGGAAGAAGGGCGTCCTCGAATGGACGTGACGAGCACGCCGCCCCCCGAGCACCGGCCCGCGACGCAGCCGGGACCGGACCCCGAGACGGGCTCCGAACCGCAGGCCGTTCCGACGTTCCTGCCGGAGCCCAAGCGGCTCGGCGTCCTGTCGCGCCTGGCCCCCGAGCCGATGAAGGTGGTCCTGAACTGGGGCCGCCGTTACAGCCTCTGGGTCTTCAACTTCGGGCTCGCCTGCTGCGCCATCGAATTCATCGCCGCGTCCATGGCCCGGCACGACTTCATCCGGCTCGGCGTGATCCCGTTCGCCCCGGGCCCGCGCCAGGCCGACCTCATGATCGTCTCCGGCACGGTGACGGACAAGATGGCCCCGGCCGTGAAGCGGCTGTACGAGCAGATGCCCGAGCCCAAGTACGTCATCTCCTTCGGCGCCTGCTCGAACTGCGGGGGCCCCTACTGGGACTCGTACTCCGTGACGAAGGGCGTCGACCAGATCATTCCGGTCGATGTCTACGTACCCGGCTGCCCGCCCCGGCCCGAGGCGCTCCTCCAGGGCATCCTCAAGCTCCAGGAGAAGATCGCCCGCGAGTCGCTGGGCGAGCGGTACGCGACGGGCGGCGGCAGCCGTCCCTCCACGACCGCGCTGCGCAGCGGCCTGGTCGCCGCCCCGCCGGCCCCGGGGGAGGACCGCGATGACCAGCACCCCTGACGCCGCCGCCGAGGGCTACGACCGCCTGCCGGATGCCGCCGCCGAGTACTTCGGCGAGGAGGCGACGGCCGCGTACGCGTACGACCTGCTGACCGTCGACGTACCGGCCGCCTCCTGGACCACCGCCCTCGAAACGGCCCGCGACCGGCTCGGCTGCACCTATTTCGACTGGCTGAGTGCGGTCGACGAACCGGGCACCGGCTTCCGGGTCTGCGCCCACGTCGCGGCCCTGTCCGAGGGCAGGGTCCGCCGTCTCCTGATCCGTACGACCGTTCCGCACGAGGCGGCCGTCCTTCCCACCGCCATCGACGTCTACGCGGGCGCCGCCTGGCACGAGCGCGAGACACACGAGATGTTCGGCATCGGCTTCGAGGGCCACCCGCATCTGGTGCCGCTGCTGCTGCCCGAGGGCTTCGAGGGGCACCCGCTGCGCAAGGACTTCGTGCTCGCGGCACGCGTCGCGAAGGCCTGGCCGGGTGCGAAGGAGCCGGGCGAGTCGGAGCACGGCGGCCCGAAGCGGCGCACGATGCTGCCGCCCGGCGTCCCCGACCCGAACGAATGGGGCCCCCTGAAGGGCCAGCTCCCGCCCGCCCCGTCCCGCCCGGCCCGCGCCGCACGCGCGGCGGGCGACCGCCCGGTACGCCGCACCCGCAGCGCGAGCGAGGGCTCGGCCGGCCAGCGGCAGGAGACAGCCGCACCGGCGGCCGGAGCCGAGGGAGCCGCGACCACTCCCGCCGCGCCCCCGCGCCGCACCCGCAGCGCCTCCCAGGGCTCGGCGAGCCAGCAGCGCGAGGCAACGGAGCCGGCAACGAAGCCGGCAACGGGAGCAACGGAGCAGGCAACGGGAGCAACGAAGCCGGCAACGGGAGCAACGAAGCCGGCAACGGGAGCAACGGAGCAGGCAACGGAGGCAACGAAGCCGGCAACGGGCGCCGGGGCCGGGACGGCGGAGTCGGCCCCCGGAAGCTCCGACGCGCCCTGGCACCACGCCCGCCCGGCCTTCGACACCACCCCCGAACCGTCCTCGGACCCTGGGACGTCGCAGCCGCAGGGCACGACGGAGGACAACCCGGACACCCCGAACCGGCCCGCGACCCCGACCTCGCCCCCTGCCGAAACCGAGCAGCCCGAAACCGAAACCCCCGACCGCCCCGCCGGAGGCGATACCGCGTGAACGACGTACTCGACGTCGCCCTCCGGCTCGTCATCGTCTTCGCCGTGTTCATGGTTCTCCCCCTCGTCGTGGGACAGACCGAGCACAAGGTGATGGCCCATATGCAGGGCCGCCTCGGACCCATGTACGCGGGCGGCTTCCACGGCTGGGCCCAGCTCGTAGCCGACGGCGTGAAGTTCGCGCAGAAGGAAGACATCGTCCCGGCCGAGGCCGACCGCCGTATCTTCCAGCTCGCACCGGCCGTCGCACTGCTCCCGTACCTCCTCGTGCTCGTCGCCATCCCGATCGGCCCCGGCGAGAGCGCGGTCGGCCAGGTCGTCGACGCGGGCATCTTCTTCGTGCTCGCCGTGATGGGCGTCGGCGTGCTCGGCTCGCTGATGGCGGGCTGGGCCTCCGCCAACAAGTTCTCCCTCCTCGGGGGCCTCCGTACCGCCGCCCAGCTGCTCGCGTACGAACTGCCGATGCTGCTCGCCGCCGCCTCCGTCGCGATGGCGGCCGGCACTGTCTCCCTCCCGGGCATCCTCGACGCCTTCGAGTGGTGGTGGCTGCCCTGGCAGATCGTCGGCGCCCTGGTCTTCTTCGTGGCCGGACTCGCCGAACTGCAGCGCCCGCCGTTCGACATGCCGGTCGCCGACTCGGAGATTATCTTCGGCGCGTACACCGAGTACACCGGCCTGCGCTTCGCGCTGTTCCTGCTCGCCGAGTACGCCGGCATCGTCGTGCTGTGCGGACTGACCACCGTCCTCTTCCTCGGTGGCTGGCACGGCCCGTTCGGCGCCGACGGACTCGGCTGGGTCTGGACTCTCCTCAAGATCGCGGTCCTCGCCTTCGTCGTCATCTGGCTGCGCGTGAGCTATCCCCGGCTCCGCGAGGACCAGCTGCAGAAGCTCGCCTGGACCACGCTCATCCCGCTCGCTCTCGCGCAGATCGCGCTCACCGGCATCGTGAAGGTGGCGATCAACTGATGGCTGCGCCACTCCCGCCCTCCCGGCCCCGCATCCCCGGCTCCGGCCTGGCCAAGGGCCTGGCCGTCACCCTGCGGACCATGACGAGGAAGACGGTCACCGCTCAGTACCCGGACGTCCAGCCCGAACTCCCGCCCCGCTCCCGCGGCGTCATCGCGCTGTTCGAGGAGAACTGCACGGTCTGCATGCTCTGCGCCCGTGAGTGCCCGGACTGGTGCATCTACATCGACTCCCACAAGGAGACGGTGCCCGCCGCCGCCCCGGGCGGACGCGAACGCAGCCGCAACGTCCTCGACCGCTTCGCGATCGACTTCTCGCTCTGCATGTACTGCGGTATCTGTATCGAGGTGTGTCCCTTCGACGCACTGTTCTGGTCGCCGGAGTTCGAGTACGCGGAGACGGACATCCTCGAACTCACCCATGAGCGCGACAAGCTCCGCGCATGGATGTGGACGGTGCCGGAACCGCCCGCGCTCGACCCCGGTGCCGAGGAGCCGAAGGAGATCGCCGCCGCCCGCAAGACGGCGGAGAAACTCGAAGCCCAGCGCGCCAAGGAGGCGCAGGAAGCCCAGCAGGCGCAGGAAACCCAGCAGAACCAGGAAGCCCAGCAGGCCCGAGCGACCCAGCAGAATCAGAAGGAAGAGGGGGAGGAGTGACACTCGCAGCCGCCGCAGCGCACTCCGCCCTCGCGGCCGACTCCGCCCACTCCGGCTTCCTCTCCCCGACCGGCATCGAGATCGCCTTCGTCCTCGTCGGCATCGCCACCCTCGGCGCGGCCCTCGTCACCGTCACGACCAAGCAGCTGGTGCATGCCGCCCTCTGGCTGGTCGTGGCGCTCGGTGGTCTCGCCGTCGAGTACCTCCTGCTCACCGCGGAGTTCATCGCCTGGGTGCAGGTACTGATCTACGTCGGTTCCGTGGTCGTCCTCCTTCTCTTCGGGCTGATGCTCACCAAGGCCCCCATCGGCCGCTCCCCGGACGCCGACTCGGGCAACCGCTGGGCGGCCCTGGGTGTGGCGGTCGCCGCCGCCGGCACGCTCGTCTGGGTCGTCGTCGACGCCTTCCGCGCCACCTGGATCACCCTGGACGGTCCCGCCCAGGGCTCCACCGAGGTGACCGGCGCCTTCCTCTTCCGGCACTGGGTGCTGCCGTTCGAGGCGCTCTCCGTCCTGCTGCTCGCCGCGCTCGTCGGCGCGATCGTCCTGTCCCGCAAGCGCGGTAAGGAGCAGAGCTGATGCACCTCGCCTATCCCGCCGTGCTCGCCGTCCTCCTCTTCTGCACCGGGCTGTACGGAGTACTCGCCCGCCGCAACGCGATCCTGGTCCTGATGTCCGTCGAGCTGATGCTCAACGCCGTCAACCTCAACCTGGTCGCCTTCGACGTCTGGCTCCGCGACGCCCTGCACTCCGGCCAGGCCCTCTCCCTCTTCACCATCGCCATCGCGGCGGCGGAGACCGGCATCGGCCTCGCCATCGTCCTCGCCGTCTACCGCAACCGCGGCAGCTCCGACGTCGACCGCCTGCGCGATACCGCCGAGACCGACGACGCCGAAACCCTCCCCGGCGACGAGGCCGGCGACACCGAAGACCAGGCCACTGCTCCGGCAGGGAAGGCAAAGAAGGCAGAGGCCACCACGTGACCACCACGACCCTCGCCGTCCTCGTCCCCCTCCTTCCGTTCCTGGGCGCCGCGGCCGGTCTCCTGCTCGGACGCCGTGCCCCCGGTTACGTACGCCCCCTCGCCGTACTGCCCACCCTCACCGCCTTCGTCCTCGCCGTCGCCGTCGCCTCGCGCCAGGGCGGCGGCCGGGCCATCGACGCGGCGACCCGGCTCACCCCCACCGGCTCGGTCCCGGTCGACCTGGCCCTGCACCTCGACGGCTTCGCGGTCCTCGTCGCCGTCCTGGTCGGGCTTGTCGCGACCTGTGTGCAGATCTACTCGACCGCGTATCTGCGCGACGACCCCCGCTACCCCTCGTACGCGGCCCTCGTCTCCCTCTTCACCTCCGCGATGCTGCTCGTCGTCTACTCCGGCGACCTGATGGTGCTCCTGGTCGGCTGGGAGATCATGGGCATCTGCTCGTACTTCCTCGTCGGCCACTACTGGGAGACGCCCGAAGCCCGCGCCGCCTCCCTCAAGGCCTTCCTAGTCACCAAGCTCGGCGATGTCCCCTTCCTGATCGGTCTGTTCGCACTCGCCGCCGACGCCGGCTCGTTCCGCATCACCCGCATCCTGGGCGCCGTCGCGAACGGCGGACTGGACCACCCCACCCTCATCGCCCTGCTGCTCCTCGCTGGTGTCGCCGGCAAGTCCGCGCAGTTCCCCCTGCACACCTGGCTGCCCGACGCGATGGCCGGCCCCACCCCCGTCTCCGCGCTGATCCACGCCGCGACGATGGTCGCCGCCGGCATCTACTTCGTGGCCCGGCTCCTGCCCGTGTTCGCCCAGTCCGGCGCGGCCCTCGTCGTCCTCGCCGTGATGGCCGCGGTCACGATGATCGGCTCGGGACTCGCCGCCCTCGCCCAGGACGACATCAAACGCGTCCTCGCCTACTCGACGATCGGCCAGCTCGGCTACATGTCCGGCGCCCTGGCCGTCGGCGACCGCGGTGCCGCCGTCTTCCACCTCCTCTCCCACGGAGCGTTCAAGGCCGTCCTCTTCCTCGCGGCGGGCGTCGTCATCCACGCCGCCGGGACCAACTCACTGGCCGCCATGTCCCGGATGGGCGGCCTGGCGAAGCGCATCCCGGACGCCTACTGGACGATGACC
This region includes:
- a CDS encoding sensor histidine kinase, which gives rise to MATAYRPDTREDHQRSGAGFGDHPPVKHFFPAALRAPFEGRIWRELGYLLLSLPISVVLFSLSIALTSLGIGMLVTFLGVPILAGALAMCRGFGAMERARARGLLKLDVADPAPVRGRTGGLMSWVGAVLKSGVSWRHLLYALLHFPWAIFAFIVSLTLWSYGWAALTYPLWHWIFPTYVGVTGLQLYGDGTHDVYLDSPFDLAATSVCGLVVVLVTPWIIRGLATVDRVMVSELLGPSRLATRVSELESDRGVVVDTAAADLRRIERDLHDGAQARLVALAMDLGLAKEKLTDDPEAAARMVDEAHGEVKVALQELRDLARGIHPAVLTDRGLDAALSAIASRCTVPVTVEVDLASRPAQAIEGIAYFTVSELLQNVSKHAHATRASVDVWRTANRLMLQVTDNGRGGAEGSSGSGLAGLTERLDAVDGVLVVDSPQGGPTRITAELPWRG
- a CDS encoding sensor histidine kinase; amino-acid sequence: MTMSPLVPGNDRPPPARFALDRWTWKEIGYLLANLPMALAGFVYTVFMIGVGVGLAVTVIGLPLLAAGLHGARLIGRAERGRARAMLGLRIDEPSPMVLSRQAQGFFPWLWSSLTDPVGWRAVLYSFIRLPWGVLTFTVTFVSLFVLWPVLPFVARLLTHADRGMARGLLSPSDELERRIAELESDRGVVVDTAAADLRRIERDLHDGAQARLVALAMGLGLAKEKLTDDPEAAARMVDEAHGEVKVALQELRDLARGIHPAVLTDRGLDAALSAIASRCTVPVTVGVDLASRPAQAIEGIAYFTVSELLQNVSKHSGARSATVEVWRSADRMLIQVTDDGRGGARMDGGTGMAGLAERLGAVDGLFVLDSPVGGPTTVTAELPWRDRDKGRDQGRDPDKGRDKDRVR
- a CDS encoding NADH-quinone oxidoreductase subunit A, producing MTELPESTVLASDYFHGYSVVGLLAVIGVLFVAVAFGAGRLLRPVVPTPEKLLTYECGVDPVGEGWAHTQVRYYVYAFLYVIFAVDSIFLFPWATVFAAPGYGATTLVEMFIFLGFLAVGLLYAWKKGVLEWT
- a CDS encoding NADH-quinone oxidoreductase subunit B codes for the protein MDVTSTPPPEHRPATQPGPDPETGSEPQAVPTFLPEPKRLGVLSRLAPEPMKVVLNWGRRYSLWVFNFGLACCAIEFIAASMARHDFIRLGVIPFAPGPRQADLMIVSGTVTDKMAPAVKRLYEQMPEPKYVISFGACSNCGGPYWDSYSVTKGVDQIIPVDVYVPGCPPRPEALLQGILKLQEKIARESLGERYATGGGSRPSTTALRSGLVAAPPAPGEDRDDQHP
- a CDS encoding NADH-quinone oxidoreductase subunit C, producing the protein MTSTPDAAAEGYDRLPDAAAEYFGEEATAAYAYDLLTVDVPAASWTTALETARDRLGCTYFDWLSAVDEPGTGFRVCAHVAALSEGRVRRLLIRTTVPHEAAVLPTAIDVYAGAAWHERETHEMFGIGFEGHPHLVPLLLPEGFEGHPLRKDFVLAARVAKAWPGAKEPGESEHGGPKRRTMLPPGVPDPNEWGPLKGQLPPAPSRPARAARAAGDRPVRRTRSASEGSAGQRQETAAPAAGAEGAATTPAAPPRRTRSASQGSASQQREATEPATKPATGATEQATGATKPATGATKPATGATEQATEATKPATGAGAGTAESAPGSSDAPWHHARPAFDTTPEPSSDPGTSQPQGTTEDNPDTPNRPATPTSPPAETEQPETETPDRPAGGDTA
- a CDS encoding complex I subunit 1/NuoH family protein, giving the protein MNDVLDVALRLVIVFAVFMVLPLVVGQTEHKVMAHMQGRLGPMYAGGFHGWAQLVADGVKFAQKEDIVPAEADRRIFQLAPAVALLPYLLVLVAIPIGPGESAVGQVVDAGIFFVLAVMGVGVLGSLMAGWASANKFSLLGGLRTAAQLLAYELPMLLAAASVAMAAGTVSLPGILDAFEWWWLPWQIVGALVFFVAGLAELQRPPFDMPVADSEIIFGAYTEYTGLRFALFLLAEYAGIVVLCGLTTVLFLGGWHGPFGADGLGWVWTLLKIAVLAFVVIWLRVSYPRLREDQLQKLAWTTLIPLALAQIALTGIVKVAIN
- a CDS encoding NuoI/complex I 23 kDa subunit family protein, which produces MAAPLPPSRPRIPGSGLAKGLAVTLRTMTRKTVTAQYPDVQPELPPRSRGVIALFEENCTVCMLCARECPDWCIYIDSHKETVPAAAPGGRERSRNVLDRFAIDFSLCMYCGICIEVCPFDALFWSPEFEYAETDILELTHERDKLRAWMWTVPEPPALDPGAEEPKEIAAARKTAEKLEAQRAKEAQEAQQAQETQQNQEAQQARATQQNQKEEGEE
- a CDS encoding NADH-quinone oxidoreductase subunit J family protein, which gives rise to MTLAAAAAHSALAADSAHSGFLSPTGIEIAFVLVGIATLGAALVTVTTKQLVHAALWLVVALGGLAVEYLLLTAEFIAWVQVLIYVGSVVVLLLFGLMLTKAPIGRSPDADSGNRWAALGVAVAAAGTLVWVVVDAFRATWITLDGPAQGSTEVTGAFLFRHWVLPFEALSVLLLAALVGAIVLSRKRGKEQS
- the nuoK gene encoding NADH-quinone oxidoreductase subunit NuoK, producing MHLAYPAVLAVLLFCTGLYGVLARRNAILVLMSVELMLNAVNLNLVAFDVWLRDALHSGQALSLFTIAIAAAETGIGLAIVLAVYRNRGSSDVDRLRDTAETDDAETLPGDEAGDTEDQATAPAGKAKKAEATT
- a CDS encoding NADH-quinone oxidoreductase subunit 5 family protein gives rise to the protein MTTTTLAVLVPLLPFLGAAAGLLLGRRAPGYVRPLAVLPTLTAFVLAVAVASRQGGGRAIDAATRLTPTGSVPVDLALHLDGFAVLVAVLVGLVATCVQIYSTAYLRDDPRYPSYAALVSLFTSAMLLVVYSGDLMVLLVGWEIMGICSYFLVGHYWETPEARAASLKAFLVTKLGDVPFLIGLFALAADAGSFRITRILGAVANGGLDHPTLIALLLLAGVAGKSAQFPLHTWLPDAMAGPTPVSALIHAATMVAAGIYFVARLLPVFAQSGAALVVLAVMAAVTMIGSGLAALAQDDIKRVLAYSTIGQLGYMSGALAVGDRGAAVFHLLSHGAFKAVLFLAAGVVIHAAGTNSLAAMSRMGGLAKRIPDAYWTMTVALLALAAIPPFAGFFSKEAVLVAAEHTALGERHVAPAAAGWTVLVAGLLAAVLTAAYATRLWLLAFRGRGAEAPDHGRQPVAMTTVLWVLAVPTIAFGLTVGVITDWFDGHSLAPSLTTAVLSTGVGLAGGLVTYGAWRHTSALAARTPVGTVVAHPDAEPALVEAQALSAHTAAYGAYGDAPDPADPGRLLLGPLHRHAAAGFHLDALYTTLFVRPVQAAASLVRFLDREVVDTYVRGSGTGARWLGTAVRRAQTGNVQTYLSALLAGSLVLAIAAVVFANVNAGS